The DNA window TAATACTGGAAGCTTCGGATACGATAGGCGGCGGCTTACGAACAAAAGAGTTAACCTTACCAGGTTTTCATCATGATGTTTGTTCCGCTGCACATCCTATGGGAATTTTATCTCCCTATCTGAAAACACTTCCTTTGGAAAAACATGGACTCAAATGGATTGAGCCAACTGCTTCCGTGGCCCACCCTTTGGATGGAGAATCTGCAGTACTTTTAAAATTATCTTTGGAAGAAACTGCGAAAGAATTAGGGGCAGATAAAAAATCCTATATAAAACTGATCTCTCCATTTTTAAAAAATCCAGAAGGACTTTTGTCAGACGCGTTAGCTCCTCTTGGTATTCCAAAACATCCTTTTTTATTAGCGAGATTCGGATTACTTGGTATTCGATCCGCAAAATCGATCGCAAATTCTTGGTTTAAAGAAGAAAGAGCAAAGGCATTATTCGCAGGCTGCGCAGGCCATTCCATCTTTCCATTGGAGAAATTCTTAAGTGGAGCACTCGGACTTCTATTCTCTTTGACTGGACATGTACGCTCTTGGCCGGTAGTAGAGGGTGGATCTGTGATGATCGCAAAATCTCTGGAGTCGTATCTAAAAGGACTCGGAGTAAAGATCCAAACGAATTATAAGGTTTCCAATCTATCTCAACTTCCTAAGACAAAAGTAATCCTTTTCGACACAAGTCCTGACCAATTAGGATCAGTTGCGGGAAATACATTATCTTCTTCTTA is part of the Leptospira andrefontaineae genome and encodes:
- a CDS encoding phytoene desaturase family protein, producing the protein MDFSSEEYDICIIGSGPNGLAAASVLAGSGLSVLILEASDTIGGGLRTKELTLPGFHHDVCSAAHPMGILSPYLKTLPLEKHGLKWIEPTASVAHPLDGESAVLLKLSLEETAKELGADKKSYIKLISPFLKNPEGLLSDALAPLGIPKHPFLLARFGLLGIRSAKSIANSWFKEERAKALFAGCAGHSIFPLEKFLSGALGLLFSLTGHVRSWPVVEGGSVMIAKSLESYLKGLGVKIQTNYKVSNLSQLPKTKVILFDTSPDQLGSVAGNTLSSSYISRISSYKYGPGVFKMDWALDGPIPWKDPNCLLASTVHVGGKFSEIAKAESEVWAGKHPDRPYMLVVQQSQFDPTRAPKGKHTGYAYCHVPSGSTKDMTAILENQIERFAPGFKDRILARHSMNTKDFYSYNLNYVGGAITGGAADLPQAFFRPIAKMNPYTTPNPHIYICSGSTPPGGGVHGMCGYYAAKTVLKKIHKLKSIRYSK